From Pseudonocardia autotrophica, one genomic window encodes:
- a CDS encoding ACP S-malonyltransferase, giving the protein MIALLAPGQGAQTPGMLAPWLADPAAEKLVAGWSDAVGLDLVRLGTTADAAEITDTAVTQPLIVSLGLLAARRLRETVELPEDTVVAGHSIGELTAYAIAGVLDDDAAVALAGVRGREMAAACAVAPTSMAAVLGGDPDVVLARLAELGLDPANRNGAGQIVAAGAKEAITELVAGPPEGARVKELPVAGAFHTAHMEPARAALAEHASAVAVADPRLTLLSNADGDVVDSGTEALDRLVAQVTRPVRWDSCMETLAARSVGATLELPPGATLTGLVKRAIKGTPTLALKTPEQIDAAAQLIEEHRK; this is encoded by the coding sequence GTGATCGCCCTGCTCGCGCCCGGCCAGGGGGCCCAGACCCCCGGCATGCTCGCTCCGTGGCTGGCGGACCCCGCCGCCGAGAAGCTCGTCGCGGGCTGGTCCGACGCGGTCGGCCTCGACCTGGTCCGGCTGGGCACCACCGCGGACGCGGCGGAGATCACCGACACCGCGGTCACCCAGCCGCTGATCGTCAGCCTCGGGCTGCTCGCCGCGCGGCGGCTGCGCGAGACGGTGGAGCTGCCCGAGGACACCGTCGTGGCGGGCCACTCGATCGGCGAGCTCACCGCCTACGCGATCGCGGGCGTCCTCGACGACGACGCCGCCGTCGCACTGGCCGGGGTACGGGGCCGGGAGATGGCAGCGGCCTGCGCCGTCGCCCCCACCTCGATGGCCGCCGTGCTCGGCGGCGACCCGGACGTCGTGCTGGCCCGCCTCGCCGAGCTCGGCCTGGACCCGGCCAACCGCAACGGCGCCGGCCAGATCGTCGCCGCGGGGGCGAAGGAGGCGATCACCGAGCTGGTCGCCGGGCCGCCGGAGGGCGCCCGGGTCAAGGAGCTCCCGGTCGCCGGGGCCTTCCACACCGCTCACATGGAGCCCGCCAGGGCCGCGCTGGCCGAGCACGCGTCGGCGGTCGCGGTCGCGGACCCCCGGCTGACCCTGCTCTCCAACGCCGACGGCGACGTCGTCGACTCCGGCACCGAGGCACTCGACCGGCTGGTCGCCCAGGTGACCCGCCCGGTCCGCTGGGACTCCTGCATGGAGACCCTGGCCGCCCGCTCGGTCGGTGCGACCCTGGAGCTGCCCCCGGGCGCGACGCTGACCGGCCTGGTCAAGCGGGCGATCAAGGGCACCCCCACACTCGCGCTCAAGACACCCGAGCAGATCGACGCCGCCGCACAACTGATCGAGGAGCACCGGAAGTGA
- a CDS encoding PucR family transcriptional regulator, giving the protein MLPDVRHPPIAAATLRRLELASAPLAAACLAEMERTRPWFAELPADQRAGVALVTQTGVANFVSWLREPDRTTPLTAEAFRTAPRDLARRISLRQTVELVRIAADVFEEHLPPLAGDAAEQHELTEAVLRFGREIAFAAATVYAGAAESRGAWDARLEALVVDAVLRGDDDGALVSRAAALGWNPAAPVHCLVGSAPGSGSESPQLIVELRKLAARLHHDVLVGVQGRRLVVLLHPTGRVAPEGTGPVLTEIAARFGAGPVVAGAPSPDLAGAGASVAEALAGLAAAPGYPDAPRPVATRDLLPERALCGDPTARRRLAEDVLAPLHDAGGELLRTLAAYLEGGASLEGCARALYVHPNTVRYRLRRIAELVGLSPTEPRQAFVLRTALVADRTARVRESVSGTEPLTPLDNARPTGIDSTAPAEVLS; this is encoded by the coding sequence ATGCTGCCCGACGTGCGCCACCCTCCGATCGCGGCCGCGACGTTGCGCCGCCTCGAACTGGCATCCGCGCCGCTGGCGGCCGCCTGCCTCGCCGAGATGGAGCGCACCCGTCCCTGGTTCGCCGAGCTGCCCGCCGACCAGCGGGCCGGGGTCGCGCTGGTCACCCAGACCGGCGTCGCGAACTTCGTGTCCTGGCTGCGCGAACCGGACCGCACCACCCCGCTCACCGCCGAGGCGTTCCGGACGGCGCCGCGCGACCTGGCCCGGCGGATCAGCCTCCGGCAGACCGTGGAGCTGGTGCGGATCGCCGCGGACGTGTTCGAGGAGCACCTGCCGCCGCTCGCCGGGGACGCGGCCGAGCAGCACGAGCTGACCGAGGCGGTGCTGCGCTTCGGCCGCGAGATCGCGTTCGCCGCCGCGACCGTCTACGCCGGCGCCGCCGAGTCCCGCGGCGCCTGGGACGCCCGGTTGGAGGCCCTGGTCGTCGACGCGGTGCTGCGCGGCGACGACGACGGCGCACTCGTGTCGCGGGCCGCGGCGCTCGGCTGGAACCCGGCGGCGCCGGTGCACTGCCTGGTCGGCAGCGCCCCCGGAAGCGGATCGGAGTCGCCGCAACTCATCGTGGAGCTGCGCAAGCTCGCCGCCCGCCTGCACCACGACGTGCTCGTGGGGGTCCAGGGGCGCAGGCTGGTCGTGCTGCTGCACCCCACCGGCCGGGTCGCCCCCGAGGGGACCGGGCCGGTGCTCACCGAGATCGCCGCCCGGTTCGGGGCCGGCCCGGTCGTGGCCGGAGCACCGAGCCCCGATCTCGCCGGCGCCGGGGCATCGGTCGCCGAGGCGCTCGCCGGGCTCGCCGCCGCCCCCGGTTATCCCGACGCACCCCGCCCGGTCGCGACCCGCGACCTGCTCCCCGAACGCGCGCTGTGCGGCGATCCGACGGCCCGGCGGCGGCTCGCAGAGGACGTCCTCGCCCCGCTGCACGACGCCGGCGGCGAGCTCCTGCGCACGCTCGCCGCCTATCTGGAGGGGGGCGCGAGCCTGGAGGGCTGTGCCCGGGCGCTCTACGTGCATCCGAACACCGTCCGCTACCGGCTGCGCCGGATCGCGGAGCTGGTCGGCCTCTCCCCGACCGAGCCGCGGCAGGCGTTCGTGCTGCGCACGGCACTCGTCGCGGACCGCACCGCGCGGGTCCGGGAGAGCGTGTCCGGTACCGAGCCGCTCACCCCGCTCGACAACGCGCGTCCGACCGGGATCGACTCCACAGCACCAGCCGAGGTGTTGTCGTGA
- a CDS encoding pirin family protein, whose protein sequence is MSTAEHDPRVTLHRAGERFRTRTGWLDSRHSFSAGAHYDPSNTHFGLLLLHNEDRVLPGRGYDEHPHRDTEIVTWVLEGELEHRDTGSGRAERVAPGQVQRLGAGSGVRHSEHATPAVGARFVQMWVVPDEPGGTPEYEVRDVPGTGEPVVLASGLARHRGTSLLALRQRDAALTVLRLTPGAGARLPAAPYLHAFVARGSAGLEAVTTATGTGPLGTGDVARIVDDGGGRRITAGPDGAEILVWEMHGALGY, encoded by the coding sequence ATGAGCACCGCAGAGCACGACCCGCGCGTCACCCTGCACCGCGCCGGCGAACGATTCCGCACCCGGACCGGTTGGCTGGACTCCCGGCACAGCTTCTCCGCCGGCGCGCACTACGACCCGTCGAACACACACTTCGGGTTGCTCCTGTTGCACAACGAGGACCGGGTGCTGCCCGGGCGGGGCTACGACGAGCACCCGCATCGCGACACCGAGATCGTCACCTGGGTGCTGGAGGGGGAGCTGGAGCACCGGGACACCGGCAGCGGCCGGGCCGAGCGGGTCGCGCCCGGGCAGGTCCAGCGGCTCGGCGCGGGCTCCGGGGTGCGGCACTCCGAGCACGCGACCCCAGCGGTCGGTGCCCGGTTCGTGCAGATGTGGGTGGTGCCGGACGAGCCGGGCGGTACCCCGGAGTACGAGGTCCGGGACGTGCCCGGGACCGGGGAACCGGTGGTGCTGGCGTCCGGGCTCGCGCGGCATCGCGGCACCTCGCTGCTCGCGCTGCGCCAGCGTGACGCGGCGCTCACGGTGCTGCGGCTGACGCCGGGGGCCGGCGCGCGGCTGCCCGCGGCGCCCTACCTGCACGCCTTCGTCGCGCGGGGGAGCGCCGGTCTGGAGGCGGTGACGACCGCGACCGGCACCGGTCCGCTGGGGACCGGTGACGTGGCCAGGATCGTCGACGACGGCGGTGGCCGACGGATCACCGCCGGCCCGGACGGGGCCGAGATCCTGGTGTGGGAGATGCACGGAGCGCTGGGTTACTGA
- a CDS encoding cold-shock protein yields the protein MAEGTVKWFNSEKGYGFLAPDGGGADVFVHYSAIQTNGYKTLDEGQRVAFDIEQGQKGPQASAVTPL from the coding sequence ATGGCAGAGGGCACCGTCAAGTGGTTCAACAGCGAGAAGGGCTACGGCTTCCTCGCACCGGACGGTGGTGGCGCGGACGTGTTCGTGCACTACTCGGCGATCCAGACGAACGGCTACAAGACGCTCGACGAGGGTCAGCGGGTCGCGTTCGACATCGAGCAGGGACAGAAGGGGCCGCAGGCCAGCGCCGTCACGCCGCTCTGA
- the aceE gene encoding pyruvate dehydrogenase (acetyl-transferring), homodimeric type, giving the protein MTAQSSRAGSTDGAEPRRVNVIRGGLSAHLPDIDPEETAEWLESFDAVLDNAGRQRARYLMLTMLQRAREKHVGVPSLTTTDYVNTIPTDHEPWFPGDEDVERTYRRWLRWNAAMTVHRAQRPGIGVGGHISSYASSSTLYEVGFNHFFRGKEHPGGGDQIYIQGHASPGIYARAFLEGRLSEDRLDGFRQELSHGGKGAGLPSYPHPRLMPDFWEFPTVSMGIGPMNAIMQARFNRYLGDRGFSNTDDQHVWAFLGDGEMDEPESRGMIHVAANEGLDNLTFVVNCNLQRLDGPVRGNGKIIQELEAFFRGAGWNVIKVIWGREWDSLLHADRDGALINLMNTTPDGDYQTYKANDGAYVRDHFFGRDPRTKALVDPMSDAEIWNLKRGGHDYRKVHAAYAAATAHHGQPTVILAKTIKGYGLGTHFAGRNATHQMKKLTLDDLKQFRDEQRIPISDSQLEADPYLPPYYHPGDGDPAIQYLKERRRQLGGPLPSRRTTSKPLVLPGDKVYDFIKKGSGKQEVATTMAFVRLLRELIKDKEIGDRFVPIIPDEARTFGMDSMFPTQKIYNPQGQNYTSVDAELMLAYKESEQGQILHEGINEAGSVGSFTAAGTSYATHGEPMIPVYVFYSMFGFQRTGDSIWAAADQMARGFLVGATAGRTTLTGEGLQHNDGHSLLIAATNPAVVAYDPAFSFEVAHIVQDGLRRMVGEDPENVIYYLTVYNEPYVQPAQPENLDTDGVLRGMYRYAAAPEGSGPVVRLLASGVSVPWALTAQQLLADEWDVRAEVWSVTSWGELRRDGVDAEHRNLLAPGDDPVVPYVTTKLGEGDHADAPVVAVSDWMRAVPDQIRQWSPAPFLSLGTDGFGLSDTRPAVRRHFAVDAESIVVGALSALAAQGQIKVETAAEAAAGYKIDDPRAAGPQTSDSGSA; this is encoded by the coding sequence TTGACCGCGCAGAGCAGCAGGGCGGGCAGCACCGACGGCGCAGAGCCACGCCGCGTCAACGTGATCCGGGGCGGGCTGTCGGCCCACCTGCCGGACATCGACCCGGAGGAGACGGCCGAATGGCTGGAGTCCTTCGACGCGGTCCTCGACAACGCCGGTCGTCAGCGCGCCCGCTACCTGATGCTGACGATGCTGCAGCGTGCGCGCGAGAAGCACGTCGGTGTCCCCTCGCTGACCACCACCGACTACGTCAACACCATCCCGACCGACCACGAGCCGTGGTTCCCGGGCGACGAGGACGTCGAGCGGACCTACCGCCGCTGGCTGCGCTGGAACGCCGCGATGACCGTGCACCGCGCGCAGCGGCCGGGCATCGGTGTCGGTGGCCACATCTCGTCCTACGCGTCGTCGTCGACCCTCTACGAGGTCGGCTTCAACCACTTCTTCCGCGGCAAGGAGCACCCCGGCGGGGGTGACCAGATCTACATCCAGGGGCACGCCTCCCCCGGCATCTACGCCCGCGCGTTCCTCGAAGGCCGGCTGTCCGAGGACCGGCTCGACGGGTTCCGCCAGGAGCTCAGCCACGGCGGCAAGGGCGCCGGGCTGCCGTCGTACCCGCACCCGCGGCTGATGCCGGACTTCTGGGAGTTCCCCACGGTCTCGATGGGCATCGGCCCGATGAACGCGATCATGCAGGCGCGGTTCAACCGCTACCTCGGCGACCGCGGCTTCTCGAACACCGACGACCAGCACGTGTGGGCGTTCCTGGGCGACGGCGAGATGGACGAGCCGGAGTCGCGCGGCATGATCCACGTCGCGGCGAACGAGGGCCTCGACAACCTGACCTTCGTCGTGAACTGCAACCTGCAGCGCCTCGACGGCCCGGTCCGCGGCAACGGCAAGATCATCCAGGAGCTGGAGGCGTTCTTCCGGGGCGCCGGCTGGAACGTCATCAAGGTCATCTGGGGCCGCGAGTGGGACTCGCTGCTGCACGCCGACCGGGACGGCGCCCTGATCAACCTGATGAACACCACGCCGGACGGCGACTACCAGACCTACAAGGCCAATGACGGCGCCTACGTCCGCGACCACTTCTTCGGCCGCGACCCGCGCACCAAGGCCCTGGTGGACCCGATGTCGGACGCCGAGATCTGGAATCTCAAGCGCGGCGGCCACGACTACCGCAAGGTGCACGCCGCCTATGCCGCGGCGACCGCGCACCACGGCCAGCCGACCGTCATCCTGGCCAAGACGATCAAGGGTTACGGCCTCGGCACGCACTTCGCGGGCCGCAACGCCACCCACCAGATGAAGAAGCTGACGCTCGACGACCTCAAGCAGTTCCGGGACGAGCAGCGCATCCCGATCTCGGACTCCCAGCTCGAGGCCGACCCGTACCTGCCGCCGTACTACCACCCCGGCGACGGCGACCCGGCGATCCAGTACCTCAAGGAGCGGCGCCGCCAGCTGGGCGGCCCGCTGCCCTCGCGGCGCACCACCTCGAAGCCGCTGGTGCTGCCCGGCGACAAGGTCTACGACTTCATCAAGAAGGGCTCGGGCAAGCAGGAGGTCGCCACCACGATGGCGTTCGTCCGGCTGCTCCGCGAGCTGATCAAGGACAAGGAGATCGGCGACCGTTTCGTCCCGATCATCCCGGACGAGGCCCGTACCTTCGGTATGGACTCGATGTTCCCGACCCAGAAGATCTACAACCCGCAGGGCCAGAACTACACCTCGGTCGACGCCGAGCTGATGCTGGCCTACAAGGAGTCCGAGCAGGGCCAGATCCTGCACGAGGGCATCAACGAGGCGGGCTCGGTCGGGTCCTTCACCGCCGCCGGGACGTCGTACGCCACGCACGGCGAGCCGATGATCCCGGTCTACGTCTTCTACTCGATGTTCGGCTTCCAGCGGACCGGTGACTCGATCTGGGCCGCCGCGGACCAGATGGCCCGCGGGTTCCTGGTCGGCGCCACCGCCGGGCGCACCACTCTGACCGGGGAGGGCCTGCAGCACAACGACGGCCACTCGCTGCTGATCGCCGCGACCAACCCGGCCGTGGTCGCCTACGACCCGGCGTTCTCCTTCGAGGTCGCACACATCGTGCAGGACGGGCTGCGCCGGATGGTCGGCGAGGACCCGGAGAACGTCATCTACTACCTGACGGTCTACAACGAGCCCTACGTCCAGCCCGCCCAGCCCGAGAACCTGGACACCGACGGGGTGCTGCGCGGCATGTACCGCTACGCGGCCGCCCCCGAGGGCAGCGGGCCCGTGGTGCGGCTGCTCGCCTCCGGCGTCTCGGTGCCGTGGGCGCTCACCGCGCAGCAGCTGCTGGCCGACGAGTGGGACGTGCGCGCCGAGGTCTGGTCGGTCACCTCGTGGGGCGAGCTGCGCCGCGACGGCGTCGACGCCGAGCACCGCAACCTGCTCGCCCCCGGCGACGACCCGGTCGTGCCCTACGTGACGACGAAGCTCGGCGAGGGCGACCACGCCGACGCGCCCGTGGTCGCGGTGTCGGACTGGATGCGGGCCGTGCCCGACCAGATCCGGCAGTGGTCCCCGGCGCCGTTCCTGTCGCTGGGCACCGACGGGTTCGGCCTGTCCGACACCCGGCCCGCGGTGCGGCGGCACTTCGCCGTCGACGCCGAGTCGATCGTGGTCGGCGCGCTGTCCGCGCTGGCCGCGCAGGGGCAGATCAAGGTGGAGACCGCGGCCGAGGCCGCGGCCGGCTACAAGATCGACGACCCGCGGGCGGCCGGACCGCAGACCAGCGACTCCGGCTCCGCCTGA
- a CDS encoding DUF3052 domain-containing protein, translating into MVTAADAGASDIAGKLGVEPGQIVQELGYDTDVDEQVREAVEAIIGEELLDEDAQEVIDVVLLWFRDGDGDLVDTLVDARTPLADDGVVWVLTPKTGRDGHLQPSEIAEAAPTAGLSQTSNATLGEDWVGSKLVPPKQGKGKR; encoded by the coding sequence GTGGTGACCGCGGCAGATGCCGGTGCGTCCGACATCGCGGGGAAGCTCGGCGTCGAGCCGGGCCAGATCGTCCAGGAGCTGGGGTACGACACCGACGTCGACGAGCAGGTCAGGGAGGCCGTCGAAGCGATCATCGGTGAGGAACTGCTGGACGAGGATGCCCAGGAGGTCATCGATGTCGTCCTCCTGTGGTTCCGCGATGGGGACGGCGATCTGGTCGACACACTGGTCGACGCCCGTACTCCACTGGCCGACGACGGAGTGGTCTGGGTGCTGACGCCCAAGACCGGCCGTGACGGCCATCTCCAACCGTCCGAGATCGCCGAGGCGGCCCCCACAGCGGGGTTGTCGCAGACGAGCAACGCCACACTCGGCGAGGACTGGGTGGGGTCGAAGCTGGTCCCGCCGAAGCAGGGCAAGGGGAAACGCTAG
- a CDS encoding peroxiredoxin, with protein MAPEIGRTAPGFTLPDAQRQPVSLDSVLDSGRSALIVFYPFAFSGICGGELEAVQDSLDTFQNDRVQILAVSCDPTFALAAWAGSAGFSFPLLSDFWPHGAVASQYGVFNADKGMALRGTFLVLPDGRVSFAEVNQPGEPRDPDGWRRVLGAM; from the coding sequence GTGGCCCCGGAGATCGGACGGACGGCGCCCGGCTTCACCCTGCCCGACGCGCAGCGGCAGCCGGTGTCGCTCGACTCGGTGCTCGACAGCGGTCGTAGTGCACTGATCGTGTTCTACCCGTTCGCGTTCTCCGGCATCTGCGGTGGCGAGCTGGAGGCGGTGCAGGACTCCCTGGACACGTTCCAGAACGACCGGGTCCAGATCCTGGCCGTCTCCTGCGATCCGACCTTCGCGCTGGCGGCCTGGGCGGGCTCGGCGGGATTCTCGTTCCCGTTGCTGTCGGACTTCTGGCCGCACGGGGCGGTCGCGTCGCAGTACGGGGTGTTCAACGCGGACAAGGGGATGGCCCTGCGCGGGACGTTCCTGGTGCTCCCGGACGGGCGGGTGTCGTTCGCCGAGGTGAACCAGCCGGGGGAGCCGCGGGACCCGGACGGGTGGCGAAGGGTGCTCGGGGCCATGTGA
- a CDS encoding DEAD/DEAH box helicase family protein: MDSKLGLLASRAPNFGHLLVHEPLLLVHGAAAEAAVYTDPNTAMIKCRQFGEALTEQAFVQFGLPKMPEKQHLRVKVLSDQGFITQRVRHWFDGVRQVGNKAVHEGYDRQRDALLQVRACYELGVWFHRTVTGGDDVADFVPPQPASTPPAHEELFALLAAYRAELVEMKTSVTEHREMAAAEAAAQAEATAAVTRAVADQAELKALVEQLMGTVATLQQQLTTRAESAAPIDAALRDQFVEQSTVASRPRLTEAATRRIIDRMLAAAGWVVQDRVDTNVHAAQGVAVREVPTGDGRADYLLYVDTKLVGAIEAKRQGTGLGGVDCQTARYAADLDTGQRLAAWRTPLPFRYESTGVDTRFTNTLDPIARPRRVFSFHQPSTLARWMRSADDRPDAPTLRARLQQLPDLNTGGLRPAQIEAITGLETSLADDRPRALIQMATGAGKTFTMVTQTHRLLRHAGARKVLFLVDRNNLGRQTETEFANYRIPDDGTPFSALYNVQRLRSGIVLDSTHVVISTVQRMYAMLRGEEVTEADDRDTYEIDDAVEVEYNPAIPPESFDLVIVDECHRSIYGRWRAVLEYFDAHLVGLTATPVAQTFGFFHENLVSQYTYRQAVADGVNVDFDVMRVRTVVGEQGGSIPANVPVRIVDLHTREERYEQLDTELDYRADAIGRTVMNPSQIRKVIQQFHDDWPQYFPQRTHVPKTLIFAKTDQHADDIVEIVREIFGGDARFCAKITYRADNPEQLISDFRNDAAFRVAVTVDMIATGTDVKPLEAVIFLRGVSSATYFEQMKGRGARTVDADEFQRVTPDARAKEKFLLVDPVGVTDSPLVDAKPLQPATQRQVSLERLLAKAASQGIDVDEAAALSSRLTALDKQITPAERAELADLAGGATVQQIAQEIERATDADAQEAALQAGGQDQQRQIVLDAVRTLAEHPELRARIVTIRRKYDLPYDEHTIDEVLSVEAKLMNSDTAERTVEDWRAYMHEHRDEITALRIAFDDPSGDPATVYRSLTQLAAKIKDPPHRWTPDVLWRAYQKLGVAQGNGGRKGVPELMAILRYELGLDTDLRPHRSTVEDNLANWIARQEQQGTTFTLDQHWWIDTIAITIANRLHVTPHDLDGVPFTTRGGIDGFVRDFGDDRAEDVLQELNQELPA, translated from the coding sequence GTGGATTCGAAGCTGGGGCTGCTGGCCTCTCGAGCCCCGAACTTCGGCCACCTGTTGGTTCACGAGCCGCTACTGCTCGTGCACGGGGCCGCGGCCGAGGCGGCCGTCTACACCGACCCGAACACCGCGATGATCAAGTGCCGGCAGTTCGGCGAGGCGCTGACCGAGCAGGCGTTCGTCCAGTTCGGGCTGCCGAAGATGCCCGAAAAGCAGCACTTGCGCGTCAAGGTGCTGAGTGATCAGGGCTTCATCACCCAGCGGGTGCGGCACTGGTTCGACGGGGTGCGACAGGTCGGCAACAAGGCCGTGCACGAGGGGTACGACCGGCAGCGAGATGCGCTCTTGCAGGTCCGTGCCTGCTACGAGTTGGGCGTCTGGTTCCACCGCACGGTGACCGGTGGCGACGACGTCGCGGACTTCGTCCCTCCGCAACCGGCAAGCACACCACCGGCACACGAGGAGCTGTTCGCACTGCTCGCGGCCTACCGGGCTGAGCTCGTCGAAATGAAGACCTCGGTCACGGAGCATCGGGAGATGGCGGCGGCGGAAGCCGCAGCGCAGGCCGAGGCAACTGCGGCCGTCACTCGGGCCGTGGCGGACCAGGCGGAGCTGAAGGCGCTCGTCGAGCAGTTGATGGGCACCGTCGCGACCCTGCAGCAGCAGCTCACCACCCGCGCCGAGTCTGCCGCGCCGATCGACGCGGCGCTGCGCGATCAGTTCGTCGAGCAGTCGACGGTGGCGAGCAGGCCGCGCCTCACCGAGGCCGCGACGCGGAGGATCATCGACCGGATGCTCGCCGCGGCGGGCTGGGTGGTGCAGGACCGCGTCGACACGAACGTGCACGCAGCGCAGGGCGTCGCCGTCCGCGAGGTACCGACCGGCGACGGTCGCGCCGACTACCTGCTCTACGTGGACACCAAGCTGGTCGGCGCCATCGAGGCCAAGCGGCAGGGCACCGGCCTGGGCGGGGTCGACTGCCAAACCGCCCGATACGCGGCGGATCTGGACACCGGCCAGCGGCTCGCGGCCTGGCGCACCCCGCTGCCGTTCCGGTACGAGTCCACCGGCGTCGACACCCGGTTCACCAATACACTCGACCCGATCGCTCGGCCGCGGCGGGTGTTCTCCTTCCATCAGCCCTCGACCCTCGCCCGCTGGATGCGCTCCGCCGACGACCGGCCCGACGCGCCGACCCTGCGCGCACGGCTGCAGCAACTGCCCGACCTGAACACCGGCGGCCTGCGGCCGGCCCAGATCGAGGCGATCACGGGCTTGGAGACCTCGCTCGCCGACGACCGGCCCCGCGCGTTGATCCAGATGGCCACCGGCGCGGGCAAGACGTTCACGATGGTCACCCAGACGCACCGGTTGCTGCGCCACGCCGGCGCCCGCAAGGTGCTGTTCCTCGTCGACCGCAACAACCTGGGCCGCCAGACCGAGACTGAGTTCGCGAACTACCGCATACCCGATGACGGTACGCCGTTCAGCGCTCTCTACAACGTGCAGCGGCTGCGCAGCGGGATCGTCCTGGACTCCACTCACGTTGTGATCAGCACCGTGCAACGCATGTACGCGATGCTGCGCGGCGAGGAGGTCACCGAGGCCGACGACCGGGACACCTACGAGATCGACGACGCGGTCGAGGTCGAGTACAACCCGGCCATCCCGCCGGAGTCGTTCGACCTGGTCATCGTCGACGAATGCCACCGTTCGATCTACGGCCGGTGGCGGGCGGTGCTCGAGTACTTCGACGCCCACCTCGTCGGTCTGACCGCTACCCCGGTCGCGCAGACGTTCGGGTTCTTCCACGAGAATCTGGTCAGCCAGTACACCTACCGCCAGGCCGTCGCCGACGGCGTCAACGTCGACTTCGACGTGATGCGGGTCCGGACCGTGGTCGGCGAGCAGGGCGGCAGCATCCCGGCCAACGTGCCGGTCCGGATCGTCGACCTGCACACCCGCGAGGAACGCTACGAGCAGCTCGACACCGAACTCGACTACCGCGCCGACGCGATCGGGCGCACCGTGATGAACCCGAGCCAGATCCGCAAGGTGATCCAGCAGTTCCACGATGACTGGCCGCAGTACTTTCCGCAGCGCACCCACGTCCCGAAGACACTGATCTTCGCCAAGACCGACCAGCACGCCGACGACATCGTCGAGATCGTCCGGGAGATCTTCGGCGGTGACGCCCGGTTCTGCGCGAAGATCACCTACCGGGCCGACAACCCGGAACAGCTGATCTCGGACTTCCGCAACGACGCGGCGTTCCGGGTGGCCGTCACCGTCGACATGATCGCCACCGGCACCGACGTGAAGCCCCTCGAAGCCGTGATCTTCCTGCGCGGGGTCTCCAGCGCGACGTACTTCGAGCAGATGAAGGGCCGCGGCGCCCGGACCGTCGACGCCGACGAGTTCCAGCGGGTCACCCCCGACGCGCGCGCGAAGGAGAAGTTTCTACTCGTGGACCCGGTCGGGGTCACCGACTCCCCGCTGGTCGACGCGAAACCCCTCCAGCCGGCCACGCAACGTCAGGTCAGCCTGGAACGGCTGCTTGCCAAGGCCGCCAGCCAGGGCATCGACGTCGACGAGGCCGCTGCCCTCAGCTCCAGGCTCACCGCGCTGGACAAACAGATCACCCCCGCCGAACGCGCCGAGCTGGCCGACCTCGCCGGAGGAGCCACCGTGCAACAGATCGCGCAGGAGATCGAGCGCGCCACCGACGCCGACGCCCAGGAGGCGGCGTTGCAGGCCGGTGGGCAGGACCAGCAACGCCAGATCGTGCTCGACGCCGTCCGGACCCTCGCCGAGCACCCCGAGCTGCGCGCGCGCATCGTCACCATCCGGCGCAAGTACGACCTGCCCTACGACGAGCACACCATCGACGAGGTGCTCTCCGTCGAGGCCAAGCTCATGAACAGCGACACCGCCGAGCGGACCGTCGAGGACTGGCGGGCATACATGCACGAGCATCGTGACGAGATCACCGCCCTGCGCATCGCCTTCGACGACCCGAGCGGCGATCCGGCCACCGTCTACCGCTCGCTCACCCAGCTCGCCGCGAAGATCAAGGACCCACCGCACCGCTGGACCCCCGACGTACTCTGGCGCGCCTACCAGAAACTCGGCGTCGCCCAGGGCAACGGGGGCCGCAAGGGCGTGCCGGAGCTGATGGCCATCCTGCGCTACGAACTTGGCCTCGACACCGACCTGCGCCCGCACCGCAGCACGGTGGAGGACAACCTCGCCAACTGGATCGCCCGCCAGGAGCAGCAGGGCACCACCTTCACCCTCGACCAGCACTGGTGGATCGACACCATCGCGATCACCATCGCCAACCGCCTCCACGTGACACCGCACGATCTCGACGGCGTACCGTTCACCACTCGCGGCGGCATCGATGGCTTCGTCCGCGACTTCGGTGACGACCGCGCGGAGGACGTGTTGCAGGAACTGAACCAGGAACTCCCCGCGTGA